Part of the Benincasa hispida cultivar B227 chromosome 11, ASM972705v1, whole genome shotgun sequence genome, GAACATCAAATTTAAGTTGTCTATCAAATGCTTATTTGGTGAACATAGTAAAtcttaaaacataaaacattatCAAAATCACATACCAAACAGACACTTCTTATCCACACACAAAACAATATTTGTGATTCAAATGGATGGCTAAGGATTTTTAACCAAACAaccatttatttcaaattcaagctttaataaataatagaattgagtgttttctttaaatttttgcCTAGTGATGTCTTGCAAACCTTGTTTTAATCTTGAATGTTAGAAGCCTTCAATTCACTTAGTTCCACAATTGCTAGTGTCAATTACATTAGGTTTGTATCATCCCCTTAATCCCCCACCTCTATCAATCCTCACTTACTCCCTCCATTGGATCCCGTTCAGGAGGGCAATTGTTTTCCCCTCACACAAGcgtaaaagaaaaattgtattATCAATCTCGAAGTCAAAGGTACAAATGAACAAACACAGACTTTCCAATCCCATCCTGATTAAAATTGTTAATCTTCAAAGAGTTTCACAAGTTGAAGAAGATTCTTGTGCTTCTCCAAGAGATATGGAATCATTTCGTAATTCAAATAGCAAAGCAAAGAGCTTTCTTGATCAATATTTTTCAGTTGTTTATTCATTAAAACAAAGCACTAAGTAGTACCATCTTCAGATTGATTATGAGACAGAAAACAACTGACCTATAGCAAAACCTTCGTTTCCTCCATGATTTTCGAACCTCTTAGAACATCAGGGCGGTGGATGCGACCTTGTACTGCTTTGAAAAACAATGTCCATCTCTGAACAGAAAAACATTGAAGCCTTCTTGGTGAAACCCTGTACATATTTGAAGCTTCCTTCACAAGTACTGTTATTTTACCTTTTGAAAAGTTTCATGTCCCAGGAAGAAAGATTCACAAGCCAAACATAATCACATTGTAACTTCAGGATGTACTCAGAAAAATGAAACAGCAGGAATCGACATCAACAGCATTTACATATATAAAGAAGTCCAACAAAGTCTCTCTCTTCTAGAGAAATGGAAGATGCAGAAATCGTAATCGTAATTTATAGACAACATCCAGCAGCAGAAGTTCAGCATATACTAGCAGTAGTAAGAGAACTATAGAATTCCAAATGATGTTTTAGGAACTATATTGTCTGAGATTAACTTAGATAACAGCACCTCCACCTCCAGTCTGATGAAGCATTGCATCGATCTCATCTCCATCCTCCATTTCCAGCTGTGAGGTACATAAATAATGCATGAAAACGAAACTAGAAAACAGTTTATCATGAGTTAATTTCTGAGCACAATCAACGAGATGATGATACCTCTTCCGGAGTCTGCTCTGCACGCAGTCGGCGGCCGTCAAACAAGAATGCAATGGAGTTCAAATCAACCGACTGCCTGTCACAGTAAGCATTCATTAGCTTCTTCAGTTGGGTACTCCTTTTGATCCGGAAGAAAACTTCATTCCCATCCTACAAAAACATAGCCACAGATAAGAAGATAAATCTAGATTCACACAAAGCAGCTTGCTATGCTAGATCACAATTTTTAAGACAAGTTAactttaaagagagaaaatcCACTGTAACAGTTGCATATAGTTCGAACATCGAACCCCATAATCTATCTACAAATCGAGCAATCTAGCATTAGTTCAGAAAACTTCATTGATTGAACATCTCAACTCTAGGAGAGGACTATGCACGAAAGCTAAGAAGCACAAAAACTTTAGTTTGCCTAGCATGTCCGTATCCAACACGTGCTAGACACTTGTTGGACACGTATCGGATACTTGTTAGTGCAACAAATGGGTTAGACATGCATAGAACACTTGTTGAGTAGACTAGAAATACGTGtatgacaataataataaattttgagtgTGGAATACATCAAACTGATTTTCTAAGCATACAAATGTATCAATccatttactttgaattttcttctaatataaaaattatatatattttaaaacatgtatattttaataaatgtgTCCTTGCCATGTCCATGTCCTAGTTCTTTttagaaaatgacaaaaaatgAGGTGTCGCCGTGCCCGTGTCGTATCCCTATGTCGTATCCATAAGAAAGCATGCCCAGTCCATTAAAGCAGAACATAGCAAAAACCCAGCATGGATGAACTGTAAGGGACCAGGGCAAAGCAAGATAAAGCATTGCTGCATTTTCCATCTTCTCCCCAATACAAAATTAGTCACGAAGATACCATCCTTAAGGCAAAAACTGTCAATTCAACCGAGACTGAAGACAGAGAATGTAGATCCAAAGACTTCAAGTCCCAACTTTAATAGCTTCCAAGCAGTGTGTACAGAGCAACATGCATAACAAATGTTCTGTGATCTGACCCATTGGTTAAGATTTGGAGTATTGAGTGAGATTATAGTCAAAATTCTAGGTTTCATGCAAAGTTTCGCAATAGTTTAATAAGGTGGGAACAGATGCCACAGGTCTGAAGAAAAATCATTCACAACTAAATATTCCTTGACAGTTCATATTGCATCTGATTACTCACCCAATAAAGAACAGAAACCTATCAGTAGTccatcaaattcataaaaaagaaaaaccctatCATACAAGTACATATAGTTCTAATAAACATTCAACAGAGAAAACCATGTCTACAAGATATATCAAGAAGTTCTGAAAAACACTGTAACAAACAAAACCCAAAATCACTAAACCGATCCCAAGCAAAAAGCATGCAAATTCCTCACAACCCATTACAGATTGGAACGTAACAAACGGATTGAAATAACTTAAAGTCATATTCCCCTGCAATACTAAATTCtcataacttaaaaaaaaaaaaaaaaaaaaaagaaaaaaaaaggaggaacCCCAActagaaaaatgacaaaacacgGAGAAATAGAAGAAATCACAAGGGAAAAAAGCTGAAAGTTGGGAAGTTGAAGAAACCTGGCccttgactttgaggttgataTGAGCCGATTGATCAGTAGGCTTCTTGTCTTCTTCTTGATTGGTAACGCCCGACATTATTTGAAGTTGGAAGAAGGGAAAATTTCTGGGATTTGATCTTTACCGATTTCTCAGCGAAGAGTGAAAAAGGGTTTGAAAAATCTCGCAAGTGCTCTTCGCCTGGTTTTGCACTATATGCGACGCTGAGTCTTCAAGGGAAAGTGGGTGGAACTTTTGAGGTTCTAAATTGACGGTCACGATTCGTTCTTGGATTCATTGATCCAACGTACACTAATATTAGGAATGATGGAATTAAATTGCCGTAGAAACGACGCAGTTTAAAATGCTTTGCCAGTTTTCcttgtattttcctttatttatttttaaggaaagATGTATTGGGtggattattttatttgatagtGGCGTTGGAAAGAACATTCTGATTTGAAGAACAATAGTACTTTGGTTAGCTTAGCTCGATAATTCACATAGCATTTTTGAGGTTGAAATTCCatcttctattttttaattattatattagaaaaaaaatgtacgATTCATTTTCATGCACTATCtttaattataaaagaaaaagatacttaaaaaatatatttttttaaaaaaatgtttgctATTTGCGTTCGAGGGAGGTACACAAAGACACAAAGTTTGTTATATGACCACTTATAACGTATATATAAAGTTatagaatttttatttaaatacaattataatattgataaataagatttacaagATGAAAGGTTTTATGACATTTATTACATTTATGTCAAAATATATagactctatctattacatttgtTTGGGAATATGAAATGATCTTtttacactacaagaatttttacTTGTTCCAACTTTTTCTCCGACGCATCAATTTTCGTCGGCATAGACTGGTTTCTCCCGACGTAATTTTAATTTGTCAGCCAAAATGAAGCACGACCTAcgttttttttacttatttatgcCGACGCAACTAGACATTTACCCCCCCCCCCACCAAGTTTTTTTCTTCCATCTCCCTCATTCACTTTTCTTTGCAAGCTTGGAGGTCCCGAGGCCGCATGCTTCTTCGATGTCAGCAATTGCACGCTCCTCCAACTCCGACAATCGCACGCTGTAAGTTTACCAATTGTGTTAACATAATGCTTTCTTTTGTTGATtaacattgatttttcttttaaaaaaataagttaaatgGTTGGGTATTAGAGTATCATTGACTAAAATAAAGACCTAATTGAAACTTCTAAATTGTATATTAGCTCATTTCCAACAACTATTTTCTCctctttttcaaattattaaaatgaaTGCATtaggaaagaaatgaaaaaagaacACACTTTTTACATTACATTAGTGTGTTTAACTATAGATAGTAACTTGTAGTTGAATAAACTCTTTTTTCTCTatcttatttgtatttgtagcatcaattttaaacacttatcttgttattgttattttttttacaaatagttaaaaaaaaaatggggtgAAAAGATTTGAACTATATGGATGATTATTAGAATTTTGACATGTCATTAGTATGTGACTTATGTTGAtggaaaaaatagaaagtaaAATTTAGAAAGTTAGAGAAAGAAACTCAATTACTTATTTAATAAATGTAAAAGGGTGTGTTGGAACTTAATTTGTTTATAGATTGTGGTTAGAGGGACTTCGTGAGCATTTGCTAGAGTTCAAAAAGCTTGTAAAAAATGTCGTGTATAGAAAGCATGTCAAAAACTATACTTGTGGACATGGAGTTACAAGATGAGTTTCAATTGTTATCTAGTTTCTTTGGATAATATGTTTGTTATTCATACTTTTAGGAACTTTTTAGGTTGCTTTAAGAGCCAAAGTGTCATTTGAACACTTAGAGTTTTTTAGTTTGGCTTTGAGAGTGAAAGTACCTCTTAGATACTATTTAGGAGCCTTTAAGTTAGTTTTGAGAGTCAAAGTGACTTACAAGAACTTTTTAAGTTTCTTTTTAGAGTCAAAGTGTCACTTAAACAATTTTTAGGACATTTTTAGTTTGTGTTGGAGAGTGAAAGTGACACTTGGGAACTTCTTAGTTTGGGTTTGAGAGTCAAAGTGACGCTTAGCCATTCTTAGATTGTTTTGAGAGTGAAAGTGCCTCTTAGACACTCCTTAGAAGCTTTTTAGTTGGTTTTGAGAGTTAAAGtgacttttaaaaactttttaggtttttttagAGTCAAAGTATCACTTAGACACATTTTATGAGctttttagtttgggttagaGAGTGAAAGTGACACTTAGGAACTTTTTAGATTGTCTTGAGAGTCAAAGTGTCACTTAGACTCGAGCTTTTTACTTTGAGTTTGAGAGTGAAAGTTACACTTCAGAacattttttgttgttttaagAGACAAAATATCACTTACACACTTTTTAGGTATTTTGAGAGtgaaagttatcacttaaacaatTTTTAGGAGTTTTTTAAGTTTGAGTTTGAGAGTGAAAATGACACTTGAGAACTTTTTAGTTTGGGTTTTGAGAGTCAAAGTGGCACTTAGGCATTTTAGACTGTTTTGAGAGTGAAAGTGTCGCTTAGACACTCTTTAGGAGTTTTTTAGTTTGTTTTAAGAGTCAAAGTGACTTTTATAAACTTTTTAGGTTTTTTGCGAGTCAAAGTGTCACTTAGGCACATTCTAAGAGCTTTTTAGTTTGGGTTGGAGAGTGAAAGTGACACATAGGAACTTTTTAATATGGTGTCAAttcattgttgttttatttattatctcATTATGTCTgacttataattttttattgaactATAGACAACAAAAAATGGTGAAGATGTTGGCCCAATATAATTGTTTCACGAAAGTCATTTCTTAGAGAAGGATAGGTGGGAAAGCAAAGCCGTTAAAGATGCATatgtacattatattatattatacatgTGTAGATTTATGTTAACTCTTCGAATATGTGGGTTTTAGTGGATTTTGGAACTTGTTATATTGTTATGTGGCTATCCTGCAGCTATGGTAGCCAATATAAAACTTGTTATATTCAACATTTTCTATGTTTTACGTGTGTTTAAGACAAGTTTGTAGTTTggcagatttttttttcttttgctacTTTGTAGGTTTCATGAGGAAAATTCTAGGATTTTACGATATTTTTGCATCAGAAAAACTagaaatatttgtaaaatttgtttgtttttttggcTATTTGCAATTATGGTAGCCACTTTAGATTATCTAGAAGCCTAATTATGCACTTTAAAGGAACTTTATTCTTAGCTTATTTGTAGGGATCCGAGAGTTAAGTTATATGTTTTTAGGATTATTGGATGACAGGTTTAgtcttaaaagaaatttaggtgGATTTAGGGGGGAGAGATTTACTTCGACGCTTTCTATGTATTTGTTGCTACTTTGTAGGTTTAAATGGCGCTTAGGTGGAACTAGGACACGTTCGTAGCTTGggggatgtatatgttgtaattgtgTTTTAGATTATCTTGAAGCTTAATTGTGCATTTTAAAGGAACTTTGTTCTTGGCTTATTTGTCAGGATCTGATAGTTATTGAGGTTTAAAGGGtgtttatatatttgtttaagtggATTTGGACATGCTTGTAGCGTGAGGGAGGGTTTCACGTCTTAATTATAACCATTTTAATCACTTTTTAGATAGTAAAATGGTTGTTTGTAGTGTCCATGTTTTAATTATGAACATTGACGACATGTTTGTAGCTTGAGAGAGGGATTATTCCTCATaaccattttaaacattttgtttaagTATTTGTGTGATTGTTTAGATCTTTTTGTGCATTTTTCTTTGTTGGTTTTAAGAAAACTttcataatatttgtttttcctattTCAGGTTGTTCGTGTAAATTCTTAAAGATCATTTTAGAGAGAAGATTTTGAGATGATTACTTAGTTTGGTTTAATATCTCCCTTATTTGGACTTAGGTATTTTGGCTTAGGgaatattaaacattttttgttTAGGGGATTTGTAAGAAGCTagaaaagctcaaatttaattgtatacACAGTTTTTGTTCGAAGAATTTTATAGCTTATGTATTGAatattagtctttttttttaaatatataaccttaattttgttatatttgtctcgaattgatttgtttgaagattaatttttgtttgtgcaTAACTAGGtattaaggaaataaaaatttggttatttaattgttataatatatataaaaaattataaacaacttaTGTCGACGCAAATAAACGTTGGCAGAAATCTATCTATTGAATTGAAAAATTTTGTTGATTAGAAATATGCTTTTGCCAACACAAATTGTATTTTGTTGGGAAAACACATATGCCGACGCAAAAAATTACGTTGGCAAAAATGATCTTTATACcaacaaaaatagtttttttcgaGAGGCACTTCTCCCGACATGGATACGAAGAAGATTATGTCGACGCAAAAAAATGCGTTGGCATAACCTATCCCGACGTTTTTAGTACTTTGTTCAACGTTTTTTTGCGTGGAAAAAGGTGAAAATTCTTGTAGTCACAAGTTTTATAATTATAATGGTTTTGCAAATAAATAAGCAACATTTTATATATTCAAACTTGAATTAATATTAAGAGTTTATTTGGTTTGgtagaaagaaaagagaatcaAAAGTTGATATGTGAGATGAAAGATTTCGTGGATGGGTATGTTGACACTCGATTTCGTTCGTGTTTGTTATCGTTGTGTGCGCTATGCGTGGGTTTGACCTTTGGCCTGtttttcatggtctggtctggTAAGCTAACCTCCATAAGAAGTAAAGATAAATCTCTCATTTAGAGATTACTTACTTGTTTTCCTATATGGGGGTTGTCGAATGAGGTTGTTTATATACAATGCCCTTTTCTCTAACACTCATCAATGATTATGTGTAGGCTGGTAGTGTCAAAGAGGTTATGACCCTCAAGGTTGCCCTTCCTCTAACACTTGCCTAAGGTTCGTGTAACGATGATGTCAGAGAGATTGTGGCCCTCAAGGTTGTAGGGTGCCACTATTGAGCTCGTTTGATCAGCTCAAAGCATTTGTTCAACTCGgttattctttttcttatttggtTGATCTAAAACTTGAGGCTCTAACTTTGCTTTTTTGAGATACGTGTTTTCCTATGTTTCCTTGTGGTCCCTTGGGCTTTGGTTCGATTGTAGACTTTAGCTTTACTTGGAGCAACCCTCGACAAGGTGATGAGTTGGAAAGTGTGAAAGAGAGAGATGTAGACTTGAGAgggagattaaaaaaaaaaaaaaaaaaaaagataagttggaagagagaaaaaatgtgGAATTGACTATAGAATAGAGTTGATGTGAAATATAGCGGTGATAGTCAGTTCAGTTTTATCGGTTTTGAAAGAACCAAAACAAACCAATCGACaatcaattttataaagaaatggTCCAAAATAATGTCCAATAAAAAACAAACTAATGGATTAGTTGTATTTGGATTTATTTAATATTGGTTTGGTCCTCGATTTTTTaccttttcttcttccattttttatttccaCTATGTTTCAGATTGgtcatttttattaatattaaattaagatcAGGTCTATTtcatcttttataaattgaaatttgacatttttttcttgaCACTTTTCTAAGTAAAAAACATAACGTCACATAAAAATTGGTCTTTTTTccaaacaatatatataaaagcGCCATAAtgattaaaatactaaaaaaatacc contains:
- the LOC120091838 gene encoding small ubiquitin-related modifier 1; the protein is MSGVTNQEEDKKPTDQSAHINLKVKGQDGNEVFFRIKRSTQLKKLMNAYCDRQSVDLNSIAFLFDGRRLRAEQTPEELEMEDGDEIDAMLHQTGGGGAVI